The Verrucomicrobiota bacterium genome includes a window with the following:
- a CDS encoding HPr family phosphocarrier protein, translating into MSSARKASNHPALSKEMMVVNKLGVHARPAAMFVKIANRFECEILVEKDGETVNGKSIMGIMMLAAGPGSRLQVHAKGHDAAQALVELEALLKRKFDED; encoded by the coding sequence ATGAGTAGCGCACGCAAAGCCAGCAACCATCCCGCCCTCTCCAAAGAGATGATGGTGGTGAATAAACTCGGGGTGCATGCCCGCCCCGCCGCGATGTTCGTCAAGATCGCCAACCGATTCGAATGTGAAATCCTGGTGGAGAAGGACGGTGAAACCGTCAACGGCAAGAGCATCATGGGCATCATGATGTTAGCCGCCGGTCCCGGCAGCCGATTGCAGGTGCACGCCAAAGGCCATGACGCAGCTCAGGCCCTGGTCGAGCTGGAGGCTTTGCTCAAGAGGA